Part of the Uloborus diversus isolate 005 chromosome 9, Udiv.v.3.1, whole genome shotgun sequence genome is shown below.
tttcAGATCTTGAACATCCTAAAGCATGCATTTCTTGTGGTATGCATGTGTTATttatacaaatgtgatgatctaCAGGCTTTGGACCCAGCTAAGCTGGtcatatgaaatttttcaattcCCTATAAACTATTATCAAGAATCTCCTTAAAACTGATTAACGCCATTACAAATAATGGCTGCATCCAGTAAACCTCCAAATGCTTGCAATCCTAtcgaagtagtaatttttcctaatttctagataagtttaaactttgaaaagcttaaaatgaCCCGTGGCTCTATCATGCGTGCAGGAGTTTTAACTCATCAACTTCATCTattttcacaaatttcaaaaaattgattatgTTACCTCTCACTTCGTTACTTGAGAGAATAcatgttcaatattttaatttaagtcTGGAATCTTAATTTAAATCGGAAAGTTCATTTACTAGTAGCCATTTGTTGAACCTTTTCCAATAAGTTGGTATCTTAAGAATACCAAAACTGAACAGGACACTCCAGATGAGGTCATAATTGCTTATAGTTTAATGTGCTTGTAAGGGGCAATTAAAGTTTCAAATGAGCAAAACTTTTTCTACAGCTGTAGATTGCATTAATAACATTAAACCTGCTTGGGAAGAAGTGACTGAGAAGTATGTGAGGCATATGAATGATTATCtgacatttaacaaaaaaaatttgcgtCAATGTACAATCTTCTGATAAACTTTAATGAATGTAATTCAAGCAATTGTGcacctgcaaatttttcatttttgtcatgtaTTGTATCGTCGCCTCAGTGCAACAGTAagttatttctggaattagatattttactgttgctctgagcgaCGGTATGTtgactttattgtacaagcttgcttatttggtttctgctgagaAAAAAGGACGATAAAAACaagtagatactgccgtttacctgctcacggtGGCAATGTGCTTAGTTTAGATGTTGGAGCGGACATAGCTGAATATGAACATTATGGAGATAACTAGCTAACAAATGAGGATTCTATTGATTTAAAAGCTCTGCAGTAATTTTcagacaagaaaaaatcaaacagaacTGAAAAATTTCACACTACATGATGAGTTAGCTGGTGTGATTTCCAGGACTTTGATCAAATTAACTAATAAAATTGAGCAAATGTTGATATTTAAGAggttgcaaaattcaaaaagctaTAAAACTGATGTGGTACAAATCTTCCTACAAAATTTACTGTGTAAAgagtattttgtttgtttgttttaaatgaatatcaaTGCTGTTGAGGAGTTAAAATATAGAGTTTGTGTGACAAGACACAAAATTTTGCGAATCTACTTTCCTTTGTTTTAATTCTTAGCAAGTATTTATTAAATGCTCAGTTATGTACACTTAATTCGAAATAAACTTCAAATACTTTTCTCATTAAGCACAATGGTTGGTACTTTCATTTTTGGGAAACACACTAAAAGatgtatttttattcacaaaatgtaAGAGCAGAAtttacctttaatatttaaaaaaaaaatcatcttttatatttcttttttgtaagttataatgtagtaaaaattaaaattataccacagtagaaaaatatataatacataataATTTACTCGATACATCTTGCTTCGTTACGAAAGTCACAACGAGTAGTATTTTATAAGATGAGAAAGGTGTTTTTCTTTCATCTAGACCAGGGTTTCTTAATAGGGGCCATATGGGTCCCTAGGGGAATACAGAGCAAATCAAGGGAGCCGCAggagaaaatatgaaaatggagGAGCCATGAGTCTTGCAAAGAGTTAAATTACTTCAAACTAGTAAAATTTTTTACACATGACAAAATATTTCACTAATTTTGTCACACgtgaaaatcaccattttttaagaaactgAAAAGACACTCGTAATATGAATATCAAATCAGCCCATACACTGAGGATGTTATAATTTTTACACTTAGTAAGTTCAATTTAAGACTTATACAGTAGTAAATCCTTTAAaggacactttttctggtcccagtccctttgaatagggacctccatgtatttacctTTGATTAAGGGACTCTTATCTAAGGGACAGTCAGAGAATATTTGCAGTGCTTGATTAATGCATAAAAGCAGAGGGAAAAAATGCATACAAGTtgaatttaggttttttttttttttttttttttttgactaaaatgaCATTGACGTGCAAAACAGcaaacatgtattttaaaattattgctgaGATTAACATTTCTGCTTTTCCATGAAAGCAATTTATTCACATGGGTTTAGTTccagggtcatttcacggtatttttgacatttatgtagagtccgtaatgtaacttttttatttactgtttgatttgcaaattattttaatttgaggtgGTGTGTTGGtaagaaaagttcaaaataaaatgatatgctaatcaaacagtaaattaaaatgttatggcAAAAAGAGGCCCTGTtatggactctacataaatgtcagaaatactgtgaaatgaccctCCAACAGATAGTACACTGCCCATGACAAACTTTTTATAGCGATCTTGAAATATGATCACTGTTATTTGCATTGCATTTTATAAACTTTATGACATGAAACAAATCCATGAgctaaattacttcaaaattatttgtataaTTACATAACTTTGATTGTACTAAAGTTcggattaaattttaatttttaaaatatgttttttaatttaaatgactctgaattttatttaatatccataaaacattttcaatatttaatcatAAATGTTAATactttatgtttattattttggtACTTATGTCACAAATCCAAACCCGAGTagcaatgctactcgattttaaggTAGAGGGGTACGGCTTACATTTAATCGAGCACCTATTTCTAGGTAGAAATCCAATTTGGCTTAAACAGCaagatagatggcagcaccatctatgacagttcgataatttagaaccagaccagaagTCGAATAACTTCTGTCCTACCACCCacgaggtattgtttcacttggaggactttgcgaCTACAAGTATATTTAACATCCCACAATCACCATTAATAATGATATTATAAAGAACACAGCATGCGTCAATTCATATAACCTCCGAACAAGGGACatttctatttaagggacataaaGTCCAGTCctcttagtgtcccttattgagaggttctactgtattttaattAGAAATCGATATCCTTTCTTGGTACAATCTCTTGAGCTTGAcatttaaaaatgcactttttcaaaTACAGTACTTTGCATTTGTAttgacaaaatgaaattttggatagaaaaaaattcattctaaTTTTTAGTTCAACTCTCATGATTTTTGAATGCACCTTTTTCAACTTAGCATACCTTCTAATTAACATATATTGTAGATTTAACATCAAGGCAAACTTCGTTTTAAAAGAGACAGCTCTCTAACTTTTGAAATGTAACGAAGAGCTTGaaggaaaaaaggaaatatcAGAGAACATATGCACAGGTGTGGCTCAATGGGAGGTCAGTGACCTCctacaaaaaaatttcctgacaAATCTTatgactttttagttttttactgATGCCTACTGTATTTTCTTTAGATAGGTATTGTGCGCATGCTCATATTTTAACATGGGGTTAAATTCGTCTTTTCAATCGgtaaagcagaatttttttttcccaaaaatgtcAGCTCAGGGCACCTATGCATAATGCATTTAAATTTCCGCAAAAGAAAGAGCATACAAATTTAGAATTGGGACAAAAATCAACTCCTAATGTCTAAAAGTAAACCACGAAGAAGTCATTTTTCAgtagtttaataaatatatttattggcatagtaggaaaaaaaatacatttaacgtAAAATTTACAGGTATGCTGTAACGTATGCAGGAAAGaacttatgaaattttttttaattagagatgctgtgccccccccccccctatttaaaagcatatttttatgttttgcatattATATTACAAACAGCTGCAACAGGCAATATCAGCTCTTTTGACATACCTATGTACTCCACTTTATAGAATAAAGATAAATCTCATAAGCTGATAATCATCTGATATAAACAACGAGAAGCAGTAAATGCAAGATTTATCAGTTCCATTTACAAtgataaattaaaagttatttctttgCATAAATCATTGTCCACTCTCTAGCAATTTCGATAGCATCCTGTTTGTTATATTTCCACTGTTCGGCAACGTCGTTCGCCAAAGGATCATCTGGATTGGGGGCACTGAGAAGTGCTTGAATAGAAAGAAGTACAGTTCTTATTTGCAGAGCAGGActccagttatcttttaaaatatcCAGGCAAATGCGGCCAAGCTTGTCAATGTTAGGGTGGTAGATTTTGGTGATAAACCTTACTTTAGGGGGACACATAGGGTAGTCTTCAGGTAAAAACAGTTCCAGTTTAAAAATCCCGCCTTCGAAGGGGGATCCCTCGGGTCCGGCAACTAAAACGTGAAAATATCTTGCGTTACTTTCATCGGGGACCGCACTAATGCCTGGGACGGGATCCGACAACAAACGCTGTGTTTCCTTCAAAATGCGACGAGTAACACCAGCCATGTTCAAATTATAAATTTGAGAGGGAAATTTTCAAATCTGAACAATTTTCAGATTATTTGTAGCTATTTTCTGTCGCACAATAACAAATTTTgctatttaaaaagcttttggCTTTTGACGAAACAACAATCCCGACTTCCCTTGTTGTTCGAACTCCGTTTGATGCCAAATCGTAagccaaaatatgtttttaatggtGCAGTATGGTATTTATTAGAATCAATTAAAGCtagtttttctgtattttaaaacattttattttatttataatcatTATTGTTTTAGATTCAAAATGCTTtggtttaaaaaagtattttcaagatCCCGCTCAACCAGCGC
Proteins encoded:
- the LOC129229467 gene encoding ubiquitin-conjugating enzyme E2 N-like; this encodes MAGVTRRILKETQRLLSDPVPGISAVPDESNARYFHVLVAGPEGSPFEGGIFKLELFLPEDYPMCPPKVRFITKIYHPNIDKLGRICLDILKDNWSPALQIRTVLLSIQALLSAPNPDDPLANDVAEQWKYNKQDAIEIAREWTMIYAKK